The following are encoded in a window of Urocitellus parryii isolate mUroPar1 chromosome 7, mUroPar1.hap1, whole genome shotgun sequence genomic DNA:
- the Hes7 gene encoding transcription factor HES-7 isoform X1: MVTRDRAENRDGPKMLKPLVEKRRRDRINRSLEELRLLLLERTRDQNLRNPKLEKAEILEFAVGYLRERSRVESPGIPRSPAQDAEALASCYLSGFRECLLRLAAFAHDASPAARAQLFSALHGYLRPKPPRPETVDPRPPAPRPPQDPAAPALGPALHQRPPVHQGPPSPRCAWSPSLCSPRAWDSGAPAPLTGLLPPPPPPYKQDGAPKAPPLPPPAFWRPWP; the protein is encoded by the exons ATGGTCACCCGGGATCGAGCAGAGAATAGGGACGGGCCCAAG ATGCTCAAGCCGCTTGTGGAGAAGCGGCGCCGGGACCGCATCAACCGCAGCCTGGAAGAGCTGAGGCTGCTACTGCTGGAGCGGACCCGGGACCAG AACCTCCGGAACCCGAAGCTGGAGAAAGCGGAAATACTGGAGTTCGCCGTGGGCTACTTGAGGGAGCGAAGCCGGGTGGAGTCCCCGG GGATTCCCCGATCCCCAGCCCAGGACGCCGAGGCGCTCGCCAGCTGCTACTTGTCCGGTTTCCGCGAGTGCCTGCTCCGCTTGGCGGCCTTCGCGCACGATGCCAGCCCGGCCGCCCGAGCCCAGCTCTTCTCCGCGCTGCACGGCTACCTGCGTCCCAAACCGCCCCGGCCCGAGACGGTAGATCCCAGGCCTCCAGCGCCGCGCCCACCGCAGGACCCCGCCGCACCAGCCCTTGGCCCCGCGCTACACCAGCGCCCCCCAGTGCACCAGGGCCCCCCTAGCCCGCGCTGCGCCTGGTCCCCATCCCTCTGCTCCCCCCGCGCCTGGGATTCCGGCGCGCCGGCGCCCCTCACCGGACTTCTGCCGCCGCCACCACCGCCTTACAAACAAGACGGGGCGCCCAAAGCCCCGCCACTCCCGCCGCCCGCATTCTGGAGACCTTGgccctga
- the Aloxe3 gene encoding hydroperoxide isomerase ALOXE3, giving the protein MAVYRLCVTTGPYLKAGTLDNISATLVGTCGESPKQRLDRVGRDFASGSVQKYKVRCPAELGEILLLRLHKERYAFFRKDSWYCSRICVTAPDGTIVHFPCYQWIEGYCTMELRPGTAKTICQDSLPLLLDHRKQELQARQECYRWKIYAPGFPRMVDVSSFEEIESDKKFALTKTTPYVEQEDSPGNRYLPGFPMKIDIPSLLHMEPNIRYSATKTTSLIFNIIPASLGMKIRGLLDRKGSWKKLDDIRKIFLCHKTFTSEYVTEHWCEDNFFGYQYLNGVNPVMLHCLSSLPSKLPVTNDMVAPLLGPGTCLQTELERGNIFLADYWILEEAPVHCLNGRQQYVAAPLCLLWLNPQGALLPLAIQLSQTPGPNSPIFLPTDSDWDWLLAKTWVRNSEFLVHENNTHFLCTHLLCEAFAMATLRQLPLCHPVYKLLLPHTRYTLQVNTIARATLLNPEGLVDKVTSIGRRGLLYLMSTGLAHFTYTNFCLPDSLRARGVLTIPNYYYRDDGLKIWAAIESFVSEIVSYYYPSDASVQQDSELQAWVGEIFAQAFLNRESSGFPSRLCTPGELVKYLTAIIFNCSAQHAAVNSGQHDFGAWMPNAPSSMRQPPPQTKGTTTLESYLDTLPEVNITCNNLLLFWLVSQEPKDQRPLGTYPDEHFTEEVPRQSIATFQNRLAQISKDIRERNQSLPLPYAYLDPPLIENSVSI; this is encoded by the exons ATGGCAGTGTACCGCCTGTGTGTGACCACTGGTCCCTATCTGAAGGCGGGCACACTGGATAACATCTCTGCCACACTGGTGGGCACGTGTGGTGAGAGTCCGAAGCAGCGGCTGGATCGAGTGGGCAGGGACTTCGCCTCTGGATCG GTACAGAAGTACAAGGTGCGCTGCCCAGCAGAGTTGGGTGAGATCTTGCTGCTGCGCCTTCACAAGGAGCGCTACGCTTTCTTCCGCAAGGACTCCTGGTACTGCAGCCGCATCTGTGTCACTGCCCCAGATGGTACCATTGTCCACTTCCCCTGTTATCAGTGGATTGAGGGCTACTGCACCATGGAGCTGCGGCCAGGAACAG CAAAAACTATTTGTCAAGactcccttccccttcttctggATCACAGGAAACAGGAGCTCCAAGCCCGACAAGAATGCTACCG CTGGAAGATCTATGCCCCTGGCTTCCCCCGAATGGTGGATGTCAGCAGCTTTGAGGAGATAGAGTCAGACAAGAAGTTTGCCTTAACCAAAACGACACCTTATGTAGAGCAGGAAGACAG CCCTGGGAACCGTTACCTGCCTGGCTTCCCCATGAAAATTGACATCCCATCCCTGCTGCACATGGAGCCCAATATTCGATACTCAGCCACCAAGACCACCTCGCTGATCTTCAATATCATCCCTGC GTCCTTGGGCATGAAGATTCGAGGGCTACTGGACCGCAAGGGCTCCTGGAAAAAGCTGGATGACATCCGCAAAATCTTCTTGTGCCACAAGACCTTCACCTCAG AGTATGTCACAGAGCACTGGTGTGAGGACAACTTCTTCGGGTACCAGTACCTGAATGGCGTCAATCCTGTCATGCTCCATTGCCTTTCCAGCTTGCCCAGCAAGCTGCCAGTCACCAATGACATGGTGGCCCCCTTGCTGGGACCAGGCACCTGCCTGCAAACAGAGTTAGAG AGGGGGAACATCTTCCTAGCGGACTACTGGATCCTGGAGGAGGCCCCAGTCCATTGTCTAAATGGCCGCCAGCAGTATGTGGCAGCCCCGCTCTGCCTATTGTGGCTCAACCCCCAGGGGGCGCTGCTGCCCTTGGCCATCCAG CTCAGCCAGACTCCGGGGCCCAATAGCCCCATCTTTCTGCCCACTGACTCCGACTGGGACTGGCTGCTGGCCAAGACGTGGGTACGCAACTCTGAGTTCTTGGTGCACGAAAACAACACGCACTTTTTGTGCACGCATTTGTTGTGTGAGGCCTTCGCCATGGCTACGCTACGTCAGCTGCCACTCTGCCATCCGGTCTATAAG CTCCTGCTTCCCCACACTCGCTACACCCTGCAAGTCAACACCATCGCAAGGGCCACACTGCTCAACCCCGAAGGCCTGGTGGACAAG GTCACGTCCATCGGGAGGCGCGGTCTCCTCTACCTCATGAGCACAGGTCTGGCCCACTTTACCTACACCAATTTCTGCCTTCCCGATAGTCTGCGGGCCCGTGGCGTCCTGACCATCCCCAATTACTATTATCGAGACGATGGCCTGAAGATCTGGGCGGCCATTGAGAG CTTTGTCTCAGAAATCGTGAGCTATTATTATCCCAGTGATGCGTCGGTGCAGCAGGACTCCGAGCTGCAGGCCTGGGTCGGTGAGATTTTTGCTCAGGCGTTCCTGAACCGGGAGAGCTCAG GCTTCCCAAGCCGCCTGTGCACACCAGGAGAGTTGGTGAAGTACCTCACTGCAATCATCTTCAACTGTTCCGCCCAGCACGCTGCTGTCAATAGTGGGCAG CATGACTTTGGGGCCTGGATGCCCAATGCTCCCTCATCCATGAGGCAGCCCCCACCTCAGACCAAAGGGACCACCACCCTGGAAAGTTACCTGGACACCCTCCCAGAAGTGAACATCACCTGTAACAACCTTCTCCTCTTCTGGTTGGTCAGCCAAGAGCCCAAGGACCAG agaccTCTGGGCACCTACCCGGATGAGCACTTCACTGAGGAGGTCCCACGCCAGAGCATTGCCACCTTCCAGAACCGCCTGGCTCAGATCTCAAAAGATATCAGGGAGCGGAACCAGAGCCTGCCCCTGCCCTATGCTTACCTGGACCCTCCCCTCATTGAGAACAGTGTCTCCATCTAA
- the Hes7 gene encoding transcription factor HES-7 isoform X2: MVTRDRAENRDGPKMLKPLVEKRRRDRINRSLEELRLLLLERTRDQNLRNPKLEKAEILEFAVGYLRERSRVEAPAAAAPGIPRSPAQDAEALASCYLSGFRECLLRLAAFAHDASPAARAQLFSALHGYLRPKPPRPETVDPRPPAPRPPQDPAAPALGPALHQRPPVHQGPPSPRCAWSPSLCSPRAWDSGAPAPLTGLLPPPPPPYKQDGAPKAPPLPPPAFWRPWP, from the exons ATGGTCACCCGGGATCGAGCAGAGAATAGGGACGGGCCCAAG ATGCTCAAGCCGCTTGTGGAGAAGCGGCGCCGGGACCGCATCAACCGCAGCCTGGAAGAGCTGAGGCTGCTACTGCTGGAGCGGACCCGGGACCAG AACCTCCGGAACCCGAAGCTGGAGAAAGCGGAAATACTGGAGTTCGCCGTGGGCTACTTGAGGGAGCGAAGCCGGGTGGAG GCACCCGCCGCCGCGGCTCCAGGGATTCCCCGATCCCCAGCCCAGGACGCCGAGGCGCTCGCCAGCTGCTACTTGTCCGGTTTCCGCGAGTGCCTGCTCCGCTTGGCGGCCTTCGCGCACGATGCCAGCCCGGCCGCCCGAGCCCAGCTCTTCTCCGCGCTGCACGGCTACCTGCGTCCCAAACCGCCCCGGCCCGAGACGGTAGATCCCAGGCCTCCAGCGCCGCGCCCACCGCAGGACCCCGCCGCACCAGCCCTTGGCCCCGCGCTACACCAGCGCCCCCCAGTGCACCAGGGCCCCCCTAGCCCGCGCTGCGCCTGGTCCCCATCCCTCTGCTCCCCCCGCGCCTGGGATTCCGGCGCGCCGGCGCCCCTCACCGGACTTCTGCCGCCGCCACCACCGCCTTACAAACAAGACGGGGCGCCCAAAGCCCCGCCACTCCCGCCGCCCGCATTCTGGAGACCTTGgccctga